Proteins encoded within one genomic window of Actinoplanes octamycinicus:
- a CDS encoding NACHT domain-containing protein: protein MGAIETALLRTAGSVVAPALRQWTGRRRQRRERDTALIDLIGAGITDDLGLRRAGRRLDDITDTVYERLYPLIRGRDVPDNEVAAVLDAVTDTLRVADLSDAAIFADDVDPILIATRLRRQLPAVPERAGLSDAGTHLYARVLDECCICLTQLVVQLGPFPARATVHTLERLTTVADGLAQVLARLPVTSLDAPAGTGHDSPFRGRYLAHLLTVLDHLELFGVDVHRYRLRTPLSIAYISLTVTGGEARSPRRGGHRWDPGTLRADGDRDSASVRAEEALGDGARILLRGDAGSGKTTLMQWIAVTAARQGFTGPLTDWNGRTPFLLRLRDYVSQPLPAPERFLDLIAAPIAGLMPPGWVHRQLDAGAILCVDGVDEVPTGQRRDVRDWLRDLLAAYPDVRIVVTSRPAAASAHWLDAEGFTSVFLERMGPADITALIRHWHEAVRRAGDLPCQPRSLPRYEQRLLAQLDSSAHLQNLAGSPLLCAMLCALNLDRDSNLPRNRMELYQAAIDMLLHRRDSQRGVPSPLPELTSRDQAQLLQEAAWWMTQNGQTEVTRAQAEQRFTHRLAGIRHVNAPAGTVLDHMIERSGVLREPVPDRIDFVHRTFQEYLAAREAADQGHVGALLEHSHLDTWRETVILAAGHANAPVRAQLLSGLLDLAAEQPKQTRRLRLLAAACLETAPAVEPGLLTRIRGHLRDLLPRSVAEARSLASVGEPLLTELPADLGGLSEAQAAATVRAVALVNGPDALDTLARYRRDARPGVQKQLVSAWEFFDPGDYADRVLADAPLDHGAVRISSPSLLPALSRLRQLTHTRFWSEQILDLELFADTPHLDQLSLGTGFTGSLDQLAGHTDLDMLQLGARGTPLDLAPLATLTSLTSLYLLRLTAGQQLTALTGLSNLSRLAAMGCAGVDKLLDNFPGLTQLQMAPPSSWRPDRLAGLTRLWSLVLSGAASPLGGLPGLVDRLGPRLVRLSLWQCRWVTDLEPLTRLPALRTLEIDSTAVADLSPLARLTGLAWLYLGDTEHVLDLTPLSKLPALRDLWITSPAPGLDLTPLRGKRTEVHLSRKINLDGVARPEGLRIHRF from the coding sequence GTGGGCGCGATCGAGACGGCGTTGTTACGCACGGCGGGTTCGGTCGTGGCGCCGGCGCTGCGACAGTGGACCGGCCGCCGCCGGCAACGACGGGAACGCGACACCGCCCTGATCGACCTGATCGGCGCCGGAATCACCGACGATCTCGGGCTGCGCCGGGCCGGCCGCCGCCTCGACGACATCACCGACACCGTCTACGAACGGCTGTACCCGCTGATCCGCGGCCGCGACGTTCCCGACAACGAGGTCGCCGCGGTCCTCGACGCGGTGACCGACACCCTGCGGGTCGCCGACCTGTCCGACGCGGCGATCTTCGCCGACGACGTCGACCCGATCCTGATCGCCACCCGCCTGCGCCGGCAGCTGCCCGCCGTGCCCGAGCGGGCCGGACTCAGTGATGCGGGCACGCACCTGTACGCCAGGGTCCTGGACGAGTGCTGCATCTGCCTGACCCAGCTGGTCGTCCAGCTCGGCCCGTTCCCGGCCCGGGCCACCGTGCACACCCTGGAACGGCTGACCACGGTCGCCGACGGTCTTGCCCAGGTCCTCGCCCGGCTGCCGGTGACAAGTCTGGACGCCCCGGCCGGTACCGGCCACGACAGCCCGTTCCGGGGCCGCTACCTGGCCCACCTGCTCACCGTGCTCGACCACCTGGAATTGTTCGGTGTCGACGTGCACCGCTACCGGCTGCGGACCCCGCTGAGCATCGCCTACATCAGCCTGACCGTCACCGGCGGCGAGGCCCGCAGCCCGCGCCGGGGCGGGCACCGCTGGGATCCCGGCACGCTGCGCGCCGACGGCGACCGGGACAGCGCCTCGGTCCGCGCCGAAGAGGCCCTCGGCGACGGCGCCCGGATCCTGCTGCGCGGCGACGCCGGCTCCGGCAAGACCACCCTGATGCAGTGGATCGCGGTGACCGCGGCCCGGCAAGGTTTCACCGGGCCGCTCACCGACTGGAACGGGCGCACCCCGTTCCTGCTCCGGCTGCGTGACTACGTCAGTCAGCCGCTGCCGGCACCGGAACGCTTCCTCGACCTGATCGCAGCCCCGATCGCAGGACTGATGCCGCCCGGCTGGGTGCACCGGCAGCTCGACGCCGGCGCGATCCTCTGCGTCGACGGCGTCGACGAGGTGCCCACCGGCCAGCGGCGTGACGTCCGGGACTGGCTGCGTGACCTGCTGGCCGCCTACCCGGACGTGCGGATCGTGGTCACCTCCCGGCCGGCCGCCGCGTCCGCCCACTGGCTCGACGCCGAAGGCTTCACCTCGGTGTTCCTGGAACGGATGGGCCCGGCCGACATCACAGCCCTGATCCGGCACTGGCACGAGGCGGTCCGCCGGGCCGGCGACCTGCCCTGCCAGCCGCGCTCGCTGCCGCGCTACGAGCAGCGGCTGCTCGCCCAGCTCGACAGCAGCGCCCACCTGCAGAACCTGGCCGGCAGCCCGCTGCTGTGCGCCATGCTGTGCGCGCTCAACCTGGACCGGGACAGCAACCTGCCGCGCAACCGGATGGAGCTCTACCAGGCGGCCATCGACATGCTGCTGCACCGCCGCGACTCGCAGCGCGGCGTGCCCAGCCCGCTGCCCGAGCTGACCAGCCGCGACCAGGCGCAACTACTGCAGGAAGCGGCCTGGTGGATGACCCAGAACGGCCAGACCGAAGTCACCCGGGCGCAGGCCGAGCAGCGGTTCACGCATCGGCTGGCCGGCATCCGGCATGTGAACGCGCCGGCCGGCACCGTGCTCGACCACATGATCGAACGCAGCGGGGTGCTGCGGGAACCGGTGCCGGACCGGATCGACTTCGTGCACCGGACCTTCCAGGAGTATCTGGCCGCGCGGGAGGCCGCGGATCAGGGGCATGTCGGGGCGCTGCTGGAACACTCGCACCTGGACACCTGGCGGGAGACGGTCATCCTGGCAGCTGGGCACGCCAACGCGCCGGTCCGGGCGCAGCTGCTGAGTGGGCTCCTCGATCTCGCCGCGGAGCAGCCGAAACAGACTCGCCGGTTGCGGTTGCTGGCGGCTGCCTGCCTGGAGACCGCGCCGGCCGTGGAGCCGGGGTTGCTGACCCGGATCCGGGGGCACCTGCGGGACCTGCTGCCGCGATCGGTCGCCGAGGCGCGGTCCCTTGCCTCCGTCGGAGAACCGCTGCTCACCGAGCTGCCGGCCGATCTCGGAGGGTTGAGCGAGGCGCAGGCGGCGGCCACCGTCCGGGCTGTCGCGCTGGTCAACGGGCCGGACGCGCTGGACACGCTGGCCCGCTATCGTCGGGATGCGCGGCCGGGCGTACAGAAACAGCTTGTCTCTGCCTGGGAATTCTTCGATCCCGGCGACTATGCCGACCGGGTGCTCGCCGACGCGCCCCTCGACCACGGTGCGGTACGGATCAGCAGCCCGAGCCTGCTGCCGGCACTGTCGCGGCTGCGGCAGCTCACCCACACCCGGTTCTGGTCCGAGCAGATCCTCGACCTGGAACTGTTCGCCGACACGCCGCACCTGGACCAGCTGTCGCTGGGGACCGGATTCACCGGCAGCCTCGACCAGCTCGCCGGGCACACCGATCTGGACATGCTGCAACTCGGCGCGCGCGGGACCCCGCTGGACCTCGCGCCGCTCGCCACGCTGACCAGCCTGACCAGCCTCTACCTGCTCAGGCTGACAGCCGGCCAGCAGCTCACCGCGCTGACCGGGCTGAGCAACCTGTCCCGGCTGGCCGCGATGGGCTGCGCCGGAGTCGACAAGCTGCTCGACAACTTCCCGGGCCTGACCCAGCTGCAGATGGCGCCGCCGTCCTCCTGGCGGCCCGACCGGCTCGCCGGGCTGACCCGCCTGTGGTCGCTGGTTCTGTCCGGCGCCGCGAGCCCGCTCGGCGGCCTGCCCGGCCTCGTCGACCGGCTCGGCCCGCGCCTGGTCAGGCTGAGTCTGTGGCAGTGCCGGTGGGTGACCGATCTGGAACCACTGACCCGGCTACCGGCGCTGAGGACCCTTGAGATCGACAGCACCGCGGTGGCGGACCTGAGCCCGCTGGCGCGCCTGACCGGGCTGGCATGGCTGTACCTCGGCGACACCGAACACGTTCTCGACCTCACGCCGCTCAGCAAGCTGCCCGCGCTCCGGGATCTCTGGATCACCTCGCCCGCGCCGGGGCTTGACCTGACACCGCTGCGCGGCAAACGAACCGAGGTACACCTGTCCCGGAAGATCAACCTGGACGGTGTGGCCCGGCCGGAGGGGCTGCGCATCCACCGGTTCTGA
- a CDS encoding DUF6204 family protein: protein MTESRTIRVTVRGSFDNLTGEQKAELAARGGDDLLTVQYTEQGHLTYDIAARPFFTFRFAEEVADEKEIPQAAIRAEMKAVAWLEEHGYGYKKITSQTVDMSEVPLGKRGKREAARNA from the coding sequence ATGACCGAGAGCCGTACGATTCGCGTGACCGTCCGCGGATCCTTCGACAACCTGACCGGCGAGCAGAAGGCCGAGCTGGCCGCCCGCGGCGGTGACGACCTGCTGACCGTGCAGTACACCGAGCAGGGGCACCTGACCTACGACATCGCCGCTCGCCCGTTCTTCACCTTCCGCTTCGCCGAGGAGGTCGCCGACGAGAAGGAGATCCCGCAGGCCGCGATCCGCGCCGAGATGAAGGCGGTGGCCTGGCTGGAGGAGCACGGCTACGGCTACAAGAAGATCACCTCGCAGACGGTGGACATGTCCGAGGTGCCGCTCGGCAAGCGCGGCAAACGCGAGGCCGCGAGGAACGCCTAA
- a CDS encoding sugar nucleotide-binding protein: MTRRLLITGGSGALGRRVVARAAAAGWDPIGTFVARPAPTATVRLDIRDPAQIRRVLAEVRPDAIVHTASGRDRNDWAATADGAAHLAVAAAGIRLVHVSSDAIFSGRDVHYDETALPDPVYRYGAAKAAAETAVRAVDPAAAIVRTSLILGDGNGAHEILTRDLIAGRAAGALFTDEIRTPVHVDDLADALLELAAGDYAGVLNVAGADPVSRYDLGVLVARREHLDVAAIPAGSLAALGLHRPTDVRLVLDRAKQVLRVRLRGAHEFLAG; encoded by the coding sequence GTGACACGACGCCTTCTGATCACCGGTGGCAGCGGCGCGCTCGGGCGCCGGGTGGTCGCCCGGGCCGCGGCCGCCGGCTGGGACCCGATCGGCACCTTCGTGGCCCGCCCGGCCCCGACCGCCACGGTGCGCCTGGACATCCGGGACCCGGCGCAGATCCGGCGGGTGCTGGCCGAGGTCCGGCCGGACGCGATCGTGCACACCGCGTCCGGGCGCGACCGCAACGACTGGGCGGCCACCGCCGACGGCGCCGCCCACCTGGCGGTGGCCGCGGCCGGGATCCGCCTGGTGCACGTGTCCAGCGACGCCATTTTCTCCGGCCGGGACGTGCACTACGACGAGACGGCGCTGCCCGACCCGGTCTACCGGTACGGCGCCGCCAAAGCCGCCGCGGAGACCGCGGTCCGGGCGGTCGACCCGGCCGCGGCGATCGTGCGGACCTCGCTGATCCTGGGCGACGGCAACGGCGCCCACGAGATCCTGACCCGCGACCTGATCGCCGGCCGGGCCGCCGGCGCGCTGTTCACCGACGAGATCCGCACCCCGGTGCACGTCGACGACCTGGCCGACGCGCTGCTCGAGCTGGCCGCCGGCGACTACGCCGGGGTGCTCAACGTGGCCGGCGCCGACCCGGTCAGCCGCTACGACCTGGGGGTGCTGGTCGCCCGCCGCGAGCACCTGGACGTGGCCGCGATCCCGGCGGGCAGCCTGGCCGCGCTGGGCCTGCACCGGCCGACCGACGTGCGCCTGGTCCTGGACCGGGCCAAGCAGGTGCTGCGGGTCCGGTTGCGCGGCGCCCACGAGTTCCTGGCCGGATAA
- a CDS encoding GNAT family N-acetyltransferase, which translates to MDLIMRPWTGADDAVRDTPAPPPDPGRHTFAVVRGAEVLGRVVLKLPDAEVGYWTAPHARRQGVAAWGLRQLTRWAFARYAMPTLALLHQVDNEASCAVARRCGYAFERELAPGGGYPLPGHRHVRHRDAG; encoded by the coding sequence ATGGATTTGATCATGAGGCCGTGGACCGGCGCCGACGACGCGGTGCGCGACACCCCGGCGCCGCCGCCGGATCCCGGCCGGCACACCTTCGCCGTGGTCCGCGGCGCCGAGGTGCTCGGCCGGGTGGTGCTCAAACTGCCGGACGCCGAGGTCGGCTACTGGACCGCGCCGCACGCCCGCCGGCAGGGCGTCGCCGCCTGGGGGCTGCGGCAGCTCACCCGGTGGGCGTTCGCGCGGTACGCGATGCCCACCCTGGCGCTGCTGCACCAGGTCGACAACGAGGCGTCCTGCGCGGTGGCCCGCCGCTGCGGCTACGCGTTCGAGCGGGAGCTGGCGCCCGGTGGCGGCTACCCGCTGCCCGGGCACCGCCACGTCCGGCACCGCGACGCCGGTTAG
- a CDS encoding 2'-5' RNA ligase family protein: MEPLQSALIVPVPEAEPAVAGLRARLDRSASWGVPAHITVVFPFLPPEQLTAPVLAAVRRIAAGVPRFYLSLDKLGWFDERVLWLAPHPADPFRELTNRLAVRFPAAQPYGGQFTEVIPHLTVGHNHPAATLAEAAAQVQPLLPIRARITALRLITGRREPGDSWQTLTDFPLG; encoded by the coding sequence ATGGAACCGCTGCAGAGCGCCCTGATCGTTCCGGTCCCGGAGGCCGAACCGGCCGTCGCCGGGCTGCGGGCCCGCCTCGACCGGTCCGCCTCCTGGGGCGTGCCCGCGCACATCACGGTCGTCTTCCCGTTCCTGCCCCCGGAGCAGCTGACCGCGCCGGTGCTGGCCGCGGTGCGCCGGATCGCGGCCGGCGTGCCCCGCTTCTACCTGAGCCTGGACAAGCTGGGCTGGTTCGACGAGCGGGTGCTGTGGCTGGCGCCGCACCCGGCCGACCCGTTCCGGGAACTGACCAACCGGCTCGCCGTCCGGTTCCCGGCCGCGCAGCCCTACGGCGGCCAGTTCACCGAGGTGATCCCGCACCTGACCGTCGGGCACAACCATCCGGCCGCGACCCTCGCCGAGGCGGCCGCGCAGGTGCAGCCGCTGCTGCCGATCCGGGCCCGGATCACCGCGCTGCGGCTGATCACCGGGCGCCGCGAGCCGGGTGACTCGTGGCAGACGCTGACCGACTTCCCGCTCGGCTGA
- a CDS encoding DUF2332 domain-containing protein, whose translation MTVADVYREFGVREARDVSPAYERLARHVASDNDLLDRLAALPAPKRQPNLLFAVVRLLGGPVTDPAGFRAFALDRWDEIAAQLLVRATQTNEVGRTAALLPVLAALPQPLALIDVGASAGLCLFPDRYAYRYGTRTVGAGAPLLDCAATGFTPPERLPRVAWRAGLDLNPLDVTDPDHVAWLDALIWPEHTHRRDRLRQAVEVARADPPHLVRGDAVTDLPALAAQAPPGATLVIYHTSMAYQLPDPQAFVDVVRALPARWVAVEGPALVGAELPAPPSPALHNVLTLDGEPFAWVRGHGESLTWFGRNIH comes from the coding sequence GTGACTGTCGCGGATGTCTATCGGGAATTCGGGGTGCGCGAAGCGCGCGATGTCTCACCAGCCTACGAGCGGCTCGCCCGCCACGTGGCGTCCGACAACGATCTGCTCGACCGGCTCGCCGCGCTGCCCGCCCCGAAACGGCAGCCGAACCTGCTGTTCGCCGTCGTGCGGCTGCTCGGCGGGCCGGTCACCGACCCGGCCGGCTTCCGCGCCTTCGCCCTGGACCGGTGGGACGAGATCGCCGCGCAGCTGCTCGTGCGGGCCACCCAGACCAACGAGGTCGGCCGGACCGCCGCCCTGCTGCCGGTCCTCGCCGCACTCCCCCAGCCGCTCGCGTTGATCGACGTCGGCGCGTCCGCCGGGCTGTGCCTGTTCCCCGACAGGTACGCCTACCGCTACGGCACCCGGACCGTCGGCGCCGGCGCCCCGCTGCTCGACTGCGCGGCCACCGGCTTCACCCCGCCGGAGCGGCTGCCGCGCGTCGCCTGGCGCGCCGGCCTCGACCTCAACCCCCTCGACGTGACCGATCCCGACCATGTCGCCTGGCTCGACGCGCTGATCTGGCCGGAACACACCCACCGCCGCGACCGGCTGCGCCAGGCTGTCGAGGTGGCCCGCGCCGACCCGCCGCACCTGGTCCGCGGCGACGCGGTCACCGACCTGCCGGCCCTGGCCGCGCAGGCGCCGCCCGGCGCCACCCTGGTCATCTACCACACGTCGATGGCCTACCAGCTGCCCGACCCGCAGGCGTTCGTCGACGTGGTGCGCGCCCTGCCGGCCCGGTGGGTGGCCGTGGAAGGCCCCGCCCTGGTCGGCGCCGAGCTGCCGGCGCCGCCGTCACCGGCCCTGCACAACGTGCTGACCCTGGACGGCGAGCCGTTCGCCTGGGTGCGCGGGCACGGCGAATCGCTGACCTGGTTCGGCCGCAACATTCACTGA
- a CDS encoding ATP-dependent Clp protease ATP-binding subunit — protein sequence MTQIVPPVRLDDLISAITTNRPDDPLDRLSDAVLLSDHLGELADHLIGHFVDQARRSGASWTDIGRSMGVSKQAAQKRFVAKDKPDMQQGFNRFSDLARSAVVASMNQAKAHQNGEITPAHLMLGLLDQGESLAVKALAAQGLDPDTVRERLVATLPGPVAELPALTPYDARSRKALELSMREALRLSHEDIGTGHVLLALLEEEQPQGGVLTELGLTKAAVEQVVTAGPPEPGRDQSGS from the coding sequence ATGACGCAGATTGTTCCGCCGGTCCGTCTCGACGACCTGATCAGCGCGATCACCACGAACCGGCCCGACGACCCGCTCGACCGGCTCTCCGACGCGGTCCTGCTCAGCGACCATCTCGGCGAACTCGCCGACCACCTGATCGGCCACTTCGTCGACCAGGCCCGCCGCTCCGGCGCGTCCTGGACCGACATCGGCCGCAGCATGGGGGTGAGCAAGCAGGCCGCGCAGAAACGGTTCGTGGCCAAGGACAAGCCCGACATGCAGCAGGGCTTCAACCGGTTCAGCGACCTGGCCCGCAGCGCGGTCGTCGCCTCGATGAACCAGGCCAAGGCCCACCAGAACGGCGAGATCACCCCGGCGCACCTGATGCTCGGCCTGCTCGATCAGGGCGAGAGCCTGGCGGTCAAGGCTCTCGCCGCGCAGGGCCTGGACCCGGACACGGTCCGCGAGCGCCTGGTCGCGACGCTGCCCGGGCCGGTCGCCGAGCTGCCCGCCCTGACGCCCTACGACGCCCGCTCGCGCAAGGCCCTGGAACTGAGCATGCGCGAGGCGCTGCGGCTGTCGCACGAGGACATCGGCACCGGCCACGTGCTGCTGGCGCTGCTGGAGGAGGAGCAGCCGCAGGGCGGCGTGCTCACCGAGCTGGGCCTGACCAAGGCCGCGGTCGAGCAGGTGGTCACCGCGGGCCCGCCGGAGCCGGGCCGCGACCAGTCCGGCAGCTGA
- a CDS encoding dihydrodipicolinate synthase family protein, translating to MELTGVFVPMITPFDASGAVALPALRRLAHEVLDAGATGLVALGTTGEPAALTDGEREQVLDVLSRVCATHGAPLLGPPDERCAAAVSLVPPFVRPGPDGVVAHFTALAATSPVPLVVYHVPPRTGQSLDAATLRRIGALDRVIGIKYATGALDADLVALLADPPPGFAVLSGDDVFLSPLLALGAAGGILASAHVATGRFVALTRAWRCGDLDAAGKLGHHLAPLSAALFAEPNPTVIKAVLHAHGRIPTPAVRLPLLAATASATQAALRLAG from the coding sequence ATGGAACTGACCGGCGTCTTCGTCCCGATGATCACCCCGTTCGACGCGTCCGGCGCGGTGGCGCTGCCCGCTCTGCGGCGCCTGGCCCACGAGGTCCTCGACGCCGGCGCGACCGGCCTGGTGGCGCTGGGCACCACCGGGGAGCCGGCCGCGCTGACCGACGGCGAACGCGAGCAGGTGCTCGACGTGCTGTCCCGGGTCTGCGCCACGCACGGCGCCCCGCTGCTGGGCCCGCCCGACGAGCGGTGCGCGGCCGCGGTGAGCCTGGTGCCGCCGTTCGTGCGGCCCGGCCCGGACGGTGTCGTCGCGCACTTCACCGCGCTGGCCGCGACCAGCCCGGTCCCGCTGGTCGTCTACCACGTGCCGCCGCGCACCGGGCAGAGCCTGGACGCGGCGACGCTGCGCCGGATCGGCGCGCTGGACCGGGTGATCGGGATCAAGTACGCCACCGGTGCGCTGGACGCCGACCTGGTCGCGCTGCTCGCCGACCCGCCGCCCGGGTTCGCGGTGCTCTCCGGCGACGACGTGTTCCTGTCGCCGCTGCTGGCGCTCGGCGCGGCCGGTGGCATCCTGGCGTCCGCGCACGTCGCCACCGGCCGGTTCGTCGCGCTGACCCGTGCCTGGCGCTGCGGTGACCTGGACGCCGCCGGCAAGCTCGGGCACCACCTCGCGCCGCTGTCCGCGGCGCTGTTCGCCGAGCCCAACCCCACGGTGATCAAGGCGGTGCTGCACGCGCACGGCCGCATTCCGACCCCCGCGGTACGCCTGCCGCTGCTGGCCGCGACCGCGTCGGCCACCCAGGCCGCGCTGCGGCTCGCCGGTTAG
- a CDS encoding LysR family transcriptional regulator gives MLDVRRLRLLCDLDRLGTIAAVAQARSYTASAVSQQLSALEREAGIALLERTGRRVTFTAAGQVLLRQASRVLAALEETDAALAAVRTGPAGPLRIGAFPTAVRTLLPPALVALGRAHPALELMVTEVDPAHVPAALRERRLDVGLLNDYDVAPGDVDDDLGSVPLLDETVFLAVPAGSGCDSLAAAAGQPWILASEGTLCHEVTVRACAAHGYTPRVRHRADDFVTVLALVGAGQGVSLVPELAAAAPPATVRLIALPLRRRTRIAFRRGAANHPAITALLDFFRADPVEHRGGGPADGGDG, from the coding sequence ATGCTCGACGTGCGACGACTGCGGCTGCTGTGCGACCTGGACCGGCTTGGCACGATCGCGGCGGTCGCCCAGGCCCGCTCCTACACGGCCAGCGCGGTCTCCCAGCAACTGTCCGCCCTGGAACGCGAGGCCGGGATCGCGCTGCTGGAACGCACCGGGCGGCGGGTCACGTTCACCGCCGCCGGGCAGGTCCTGCTCCGGCAGGCGAGCCGGGTCCTGGCCGCGCTGGAGGAGACCGACGCCGCCCTGGCCGCGGTGCGCACCGGACCGGCCGGGCCGCTGCGGATCGGTGCGTTCCCGACCGCGGTGCGCACCCTGCTGCCGCCGGCCCTGGTCGCCCTCGGCCGCGCCCACCCGGCCCTGGAACTGATGGTGACCGAGGTGGACCCGGCGCACGTGCCGGCCGCGCTGCGCGAGCGGCGCCTGGACGTGGGGCTGCTCAACGACTACGACGTGGCGCCCGGCGATGTCGACGACGACCTCGGGTCGGTGCCGCTGCTCGACGAGACGGTGTTCCTGGCGGTGCCGGCCGGATCCGGCTGCGACTCGCTGGCCGCGGCCGCCGGCCAGCCGTGGATCCTGGCGAGCGAGGGGACCCTGTGCCACGAGGTGACCGTCCGGGCCTGCGCGGCCCACGGGTACACGCCGCGGGTCCGGCACCGCGCGGACGACTTCGTGACAGTGCTCGCCCTGGTCGGCGCCGGGCAGGGGGTGTCCCTGGTGCCCGAACTGGCCGCCGCGGCGCCGCCGGCGACGGTGCGGCTGATCGCGCTGCCGCTGCGGCGGCGCACCCGGATCGCCTTCCGGCGCGGCGCCGCGAACCACCCGGCGATCACCGCCCTGCTCGACTTCTTCCGAGCCGATCCCGTCGAGCACCGCGGCGGCGGACCGGCAGATGGCGGCGATGGATGA
- a CDS encoding M1 family metallopeptidase: MRRLLVATLATALTLAGTGVAAQAHQKAAPSPGGPGIGDSYYPDYGNSGYDVSHYDIRLRYTPATDKLTGTTTILATALQDLNRLNLDFVLDVSSIQVNNRPATFTRQGDHELVVTPARTIAKGGALTIVVQYSGVPSTKVAAGFTAWTRTPDGALAVGEPEIAWWWYPSNDHPSDKATFDVSVSVPTGVEAISNGVQPRPPVQETLGYTRWSWRSLKPQATYLTFLTVGQYDITTDTTADGSLVYNAYSQLLAPDFRDAAQASVERTAEITDWESTVFGPFPFEARGGIVVPPNTLGFALENQTRPNYSSGFFRRGSNTSVVVHENAHQWFGDSVSVRTWQNIWLNEGFASYAEWLWSEKNDEGTAQEIFDYLYATYPDDAPIWTTAPADPGVAELFGDAVYDRGALTLHQLRLAVGDADFFEILQTWTAEHKYGNATTEEFTALAEKISGKDLDALFQAWLYTPSKPVVAASLARAAKSTPVAPKSWAQISQTHELLHQR, encoded by the coding sequence GTGCGACGACTGCTCGTGGCCACCCTCGCCACAGCGTTGACGCTCGCCGGCACCGGCGTCGCGGCACAGGCACACCAGAAAGCCGCGCCCAGCCCCGGCGGACCGGGCATCGGCGACAGCTACTACCCGGACTACGGCAACAGCGGGTACGACGTCTCCCACTACGACATCCGGCTGCGCTACACCCCGGCGACCGACAAGCTCACCGGCACCACCACGATCCTGGCCACCGCGCTGCAGGACCTGAACCGGCTCAACCTCGACTTCGTCCTAGACGTCTCGTCGATCCAGGTCAACAACCGGCCGGCCACCTTCACCCGGCAGGGCGACCACGAGCTGGTCGTCACCCCGGCCCGCACGATCGCCAAGGGCGGCGCGCTGACCATCGTGGTGCAGTACTCCGGCGTGCCGTCCACCAAGGTCGCCGCCGGGTTCACCGCCTGGACCCGCACCCCGGACGGCGCCCTCGCCGTCGGCGAGCCGGAGATCGCCTGGTGGTGGTACCCGAGCAACGACCACCCGTCGGACAAGGCCACCTTCGACGTGTCCGTGTCGGTGCCGACCGGCGTCGAGGCGATCAGCAACGGCGTCCAGCCGCGCCCGCCGGTGCAGGAGACCCTCGGCTACACCCGGTGGAGCTGGCGGTCACTGAAACCGCAGGCCACCTACCTGACCTTCCTGACCGTCGGCCAGTACGACATCACCACCGACACCACCGCCGACGGCTCGCTGGTCTACAACGCCTACTCGCAGCTGCTGGCGCCGGACTTCCGGGACGCCGCGCAGGCCAGCGTGGAACGCACCGCGGAGATCACCGACTGGGAGTCGACCGTGTTCGGGCCGTTCCCGTTCGAGGCCCGCGGCGGGATCGTGGTCCCGCCGAACACCCTCGGGTTCGCCCTGGAGAACCAGACCCGGCCGAACTACTCGTCCGGATTCTTCCGCCGCGGCTCGAACACCTCGGTCGTCGTGCACGAGAACGCCCACCAGTGGTTCGGTGACTCGGTCTCGGTCCGCACCTGGCAGAACATCTGGCTCAACGAGGGCTTCGCCAGCTACGCCGAATGGCTGTGGTCGGAGAAGAACGACGAGGGCACCGCCCAGGAGATCTTCGACTACCTGTACGCCACCTACCCGGACGACGCGCCGATCTGGACCACCGCGCCCGCCGACCCGGGCGTCGCGGAACTGTTCGGCGACGCCGTCTACGACCGCGGCGCGCTGACCCTGCACCAGCTGCGGCTCGCGGTCGGCGACGCCGACTTCTTCGAGATCCTGCAGACCTGGACCGCCGAGCACAAATACGGCAACGCCACCACCGAGGAATTCACCGCCCTCGCCGAGAAGATCTCCGGCAAGGACCTGGACGCGCTGTTCCAGGCCTGGCTCTACACCCCGTCCAAGCCGGTCGTCGCGGCGTCGCTCGCCCGCGCCGCGAAGAGCACCCCGGTCGCACCGAAGTCGTGGGCCCAGATCAGCCAGACCCACGAATTGCTCCACCAGCGCTGA
- a CDS encoding antibiotic biosynthesis monooxygenase, producing MMKAMELARFTVDPQDVEAMLAARPAMVTALRERFSGFESLRLVRLDERTWLDVVIWASRAQADEAAATVGDMPECRAAFAYIKEVVSMEHAEVVFAGDRAA from the coding sequence ATGATGAAGGCGATGGAGTTGGCCCGGTTCACGGTGGACCCTCAGGATGTCGAGGCCATGCTCGCCGCCCGGCCCGCCATGGTGACCGCGCTGCGGGAGCGGTTCTCCGGCTTCGAGTCGCTGCGCTTGGTTCGACTCGACGAGCGGACGTGGCTTGATGTGGTGATCTGGGCCAGCCGCGCGCAGGCCGATGAGGCAGCGGCGACGGTGGGCGACATGCCCGAGTGCCGGGCCGCGTTCGCCTACATCAAGGAGGTTGTGTCCATGGAGCACGCCGAGGTCGTCTTCGCGGGTGACCGTGCAGCCTGA